The proteins below are encoded in one region of Limnohabitans sp. 63ED37-2:
- a CDS encoding NnrU family protein, giving the protein MLQLLIGLALFLGIHSLQSLAPQVRENSMARWGALGFKAVYAAVAVLGLYLLVQGYGQARLEPVLLWTPPRGMQHATILLMWVAMVLLVATYVPGNQIKAKLRHPMTLSVKVWALGHLLSNGNLADVLLFGGFLVWSVLVFRAARQRDRHNLHSAPEGKLLGTLLAVGVGTGVWAAFLMGGLHVWLVGVMPLTRAV; this is encoded by the coding sequence ATGCTGCAACTGTTGATTGGCTTGGCGCTCTTTTTGGGCATTCACTCTCTGCAAAGCCTGGCCCCGCAGGTACGAGAAAACAGCATGGCCCGCTGGGGTGCGCTGGGCTTTAAGGCCGTTTATGCAGCGGTTGCCGTGCTCGGGCTTTACCTGTTGGTGCAAGGCTACGGCCAGGCAAGGCTGGAGCCGGTGCTGCTGTGGACGCCGCCGCGCGGCATGCAACACGCCACCATTTTGCTGATGTGGGTCGCCATGGTCTTGCTGGTGGCCACCTATGTGCCCGGCAACCAGATCAAAGCCAAACTGCGCCACCCCATGACCTTGTCGGTCAAGGTCTGGGCGCTCGGCCATTTGTTGTCCAACGGCAACCTGGCCGATGTGCTCTTGTTCGGTGGCTTCCTCGTTTGGTCGGTGTTGGTGTTCCGCGCCGCACGCCAACGGGATCGCCACAACCTGCACTCGGCTCCTGAAGGCAAGTTGCTGGGCACTTTGCTGGCGGTGGGGGTGGGTACGGGTGTCTGGGCGGCTTTCCTGATGGGCGGCTTGCACGTCTGGCTGGTGGGGGTGATGCCCCTCACCCGCGCCGTTTAA